The Zygosaccharomyces rouxii strain CBS732 chromosome A complete sequence genome window below encodes:
- the RAD1 gene encoding ssDNA endodeoxyribonuclease RAD1 (similar to uniprot|P06777 Saccharomyces cerevisiae YPL022W RAD1 Single-stranded DNA endonuclease) — MPQLFIHEDSDDEQLQLELSRQAEEAVELNKAPDQDQPEESPSLEKTPSLEKTPAEPSQPLYPLIPEENLDDNGLKPNLDDIRQVDIQLNLPLTFQQQVVENTLVTDDPLVILGKGIGIISIVANLLFTLATPTRINGQPKRSFVIVMNASPGDNLRISEELQELSWLSSCSEDIQGEDNDIDEDSQRPFHVINAESQNADKRQKLYNSGGIFSVTSRILIVDLLSGLLHPSRITGIVVLNVEKLKSFSNESFILEIYRSKNKWGFIKAFSESPESFVTQFSPLMRKLKELRLKNVTLWPRFRVEISQCLNNAVNPQINKVVEVKVSQTNSMSQIQFGLMECLKKCIAEMNRKNPELVLETWNIENALDPTFVKSIDAVMVPNWHRISYESKQLIKDIRFLKNLLKLLVSGDAVDFYEELQLSLDANKPSISRKYSESPWLMADESQMVISYAKKRIYSDGEYVLEEMPKWEQLISIMEDISYQRAYKDVSGPTLIVCSSYTTASQLARVLSQADRKDGFRRSMLRKLQLYKERREESKTLVKEIREREPDAMPELNVSAAFAKEQVITRRRRTRGAAAMAAVERLKNAGTGEDIESVIDDYNIKEELEPEGLLEMADNEATAPTTEYEDEDDFGEKLFHDMSHNAITKEIWDQRTQYFQFVHRGDQIIIEIFANITDDSYLQEIMPSNIIMYEPDLTFIRRVEIHRAIHREMPPNVCFMYYSNSVEEQGHLVSIRKEKDAFTKLIRENSMLSHHFEADEDLSHYKNLAERKVKLNKLRRITTRVAGGQAALADFTQDIVIVDTREFNAALPGLLYRYGVRVVPCMLTVGDYVITPDICIERKSIADLIGSIQNRRLVSQCKKMRSHYKYPTLLIEFEEGQSFSLEPFSERRNYKSKELSTVHPISNKLSQDEIQSELAKLVMRFPGLKIIWSSSPLQTVNMILELKIGREQPDPSQSVALGTRRKQEKSEKKAAAKESDQKKYARLLRIPGISKVEYFNIRKKVKSYEKLKSLSSQELHDLLGDEDLVDKLCRFLQAEKDDEEDELADSDIE; from the coding sequence atgcCTCAGTTGTTTATACATGAagattctgatgatgaacagTTGCAGTTGGAGCTTTCCAGGCAGGCAGAAGAGGCTGTAGAGTTGAACAAAGCACCCGACCAGGATCAACCAGAGGAGAGCCCTAGTTTGGAGAAGACACCTAGCTTGGAGAAGACACCTGCTGAACCTTCACAACCATTGTATCCTTTGATTCCAGAGGagaatttggatgataATGGGTTAAAGCCCAATCTAGATGATATCAGACAAGTTGATATTCAGTTGAATCTACCGTTGACCTTCCAGCAACAAGTTGTTGAAAATACACTAGTTACTGACGATCCATTGGTGATTTTGGGGAAAGGTATTGGAATCATTAGTATCGTAGCCAACTTACTATTTACATTAGCTACACCCACAAGAATTAATGGACAACCAAAGAGGTCGTTTGTCATTGTGATGAATGCTAGTCCAGGTGATAACCTACGGATAAGTGAAGAGTTACAAGAATTATCGTGGTTATCAAGCTGTAGTGAGGATATTCAAGGTGAAGACAATGACATCGACGAGGATTCACAGAGGCCATTCCATGTTATCAATGCAGAATCTCAAAATGCAGATAAAAGACAAAAATTGTACAATTCCGGTGGAATATTCAGTGTTACTTCAAGGATTCTCATTGTCGATCTACTTTCAGGTTTGTTACATCCTAGTAGAATTACTGGTATAGTTGTCTTGAACGtggagaaattgaaatcattcTCAAATGAATCCTTTATCCTGGAAATTTACAGATCAAAGAATAAATGGGGGTTTATAAAAGCATTTTCAGAGTCACCAGAATCGTTTGTAACCCAATTCTCACCACTGATGAGGAAGCTTAAGGAAttaagattgaaaaatgtgaCTCTTTGGCCTAGATTTAGAGTAGAAATTTCTCAATGCTTAAACAATGCAGTTAATCCTCAGATTAATAAAGTTGTAGAAGTTAAAGTTTCACAGACGAATTCTATGtctcaaattcaatttggtCTTATGGAATGTTTAAAAAAGTGTATTGCAGAGATGAACAGGAAAAATCCAGAGTTGGTGTTAGAGACTTGGAATATTGAAAATGCATTGGATCCAACGTTTGttaaatcaattgatgCCGTAATGGTACCGAATTGGCACCGCATATCTTATGAATCTAAGCAATTGATTAAAGATATcagatttttgaaaaatttactCAAATTGTTGGTTAGTGGAGATGCTGTAGATTTCTATGAGGAGTTACAGTTGAGCCTTGACGCTAACAAACCTTCGATCTCCAGAAAATATAGTGAATCACCTTGGTTAATGGCAGATGAATCACAAATGGTCATATCGTATgccaagaaaagaatataCAGCGACGGTGAATATGTTTTAGAAGAGATGCCCAAGTGGGAACAATTGATTAGTATCATGGAAGATATTTCTTATCAAAGAGCTTATAAGGACGTTTCAGGCCCTACGTTAATAGTATGCTCTAGTTACACAACTGCATCACAATTGGCAAGAGTGTTGAGTCAAGCCGATAGGAAAGATGGATTTCGTAGAAGTATGCTTCGCAAACTACAACTTTATAAAGAACGACGTGAGGAGAGTAAGACATTggttaaagaaattagagaaagGGAACCAGATGCTATGCCTGAACTTAATGTGAGTGCCGCGTTTGCTAAGGAACAAGTAATAAcaagacgaagaagaacaCGAGGTGCTGCCGCCATGGCTGCTGTAGAGCgtttgaaaaatgcagGAACAGGTGAAGACATTGAAAGTGTAATTGATGACTATAAtattaaagaagaattagaaccCGAGGGACTGTTAGAGATGGCAGATAATGAAGCGACAGCGCCAACGACTGAGtatgaggatgaagatgattttgGAGAGAAACTTTTCCATGATATGTCTCATAATGCTATTACGAAGGAAATATGGGACCAAAGAACCCaatatttccaatttgTTCATCGTGGTGATCAAATAATCATTGAAATATTCGCCAATATTACTGATGACTCTTATTTGCAAGAGATTATGCCTTCTAACATCATCATGTATGAACCAGACTTGACTTTTATCAGAAGAGTAGAAATACATCGTGCTATTCATAGGGAAATGCCACCTAATGTTTGTTTCATGTATTACAGTAATAGTGTAGAGGAACAGGGCCATCTGGTATCTATTAGGAAGGAAAAAGATGCATTCACAAAGTTGATTAGAGAAAATTCAATGTTATCCCACCATTTTGaagcagatgaagatttatctcattacaagaatttggCAGAGAGGAAAGTCAAACTTAATAAGTTGAGGAGAATTACTACAAGAGTCGCTGGTGGTCAAGCGGCACTTGCTGACTTCACTCAAGATATAGTCATTGTCGATACGCGTGAGTTCAACGCTGCATTGCCGGGACTTCTTTACAGGTATGGTGTGCGTGTAGTACCATGCATGTTGACTGTTGGTGACTATGTTATCACGCCTGATATTTGCATAGAGAGAAAATCGATTGCGGATTTAATTGGATCCATACAAAACCGTAGATTAGTTTCTCAATGTAAAAAAATGAGGAGCCATTACAAGTATCCAACCTTATTAATCGAGTTCGAGGAAGGCCAATCATTTTCCTTGGAGCCCTTTAGTGAAAGGCGTAACTATAAAAGCAAGGAATTATCCACTGTACATCCAATCTCTAATAAATTATCCCAAGATGAGATTCAGTCAGAATTGGCCAAATTAGTCATGAGGTTTCCTGGtttaaaaattatttggtCATCTTCCCCTTTACAAACTGTAAATATGATTTTGGAACTAAAGATTGGTAGAGAACAACCAGATCCAAGTCAATCGGTGGCATTAGGTACCAGGAGAAAGCAAGAAAAATCAGAAAAGAAGGCAGCAGCCAAGGAGAGCgatcaaaaaaaatatgcGAGATTGCTGCGTATACCTGGAATTTCGAAAGTGGAATATTTTAACATTAGGAAGAAAGTTAAAAGCTATGAAAAGCTGAAATCGTTATCATCTCAAGAGCTTCACGATTTGTTaggtgatgaagatttagttGATAAACTTTGTCGGTTTTTGCAGGCAGAAAAAGACGATGAGGAGGATGAATTAGCAGATAGCGATATCgaatag
- the SWI1 gene encoding Swi1p (some similarities with uniprot|P09547 Saccharomyces cerevisiae YPL016W SWI1 Global transcription activator that acts in complex with Snf2p Snf5p Snf6p and Swi3p to assist gene-specific activators involved in the regulation of expression of many genes including ADH1 ADH2 GAL1 HO INO1 and SUC2 Zinc-finger transcription factor), protein MDFYPSAAASPGINNAALDGNENGDEDDFSSFFDSNGVSGNNNNTNEHNGNSVSPQAILARNSISEISRPNSNPGASMSPQQVFTNQAGLPQQILMMNSGTNGGNEGATPQQILSNRGSPIAGNDGRSLAGSPASAASEGVLHGNSSVFTDRAATFAALRKKQQQAQAAQQAQAQAQVQAQARAQAQAQAQIQAQARAQAQAQAQAQAQAQAQAQAQAQAQAQAQAQAQAQAQAQAQSPAQAPTPTPAQQQGFQGATAAAAAVAAQQQQQRNVLQNLNPDLQRRISTELNNKQYELFMKSLIENCKRENMPLQTIPEIAGRKINLFILFMLVQRFGGGEQISRNKQWGVLAQRLQIPDVQQLTAIYYKILIPYEMYLKSPEGIKESQTKKIFFQQFFQELLKKVQVYSNITNNTNGNSSSNGTSNASPPQPQPQLQPQPQPQPQPQPQPQPQPQPMSMNAVNAIKLKQQQLHQQQQQQQQQQQFLQQQQQQQQLAAAALRAKKQKKPRQKKKTKKELELERRQQEEMMKRQQQALLEQQRQRKILMEQQLQQQQELLKKKYAQEMAKLPKVYKRAVTRNYKPITRPIQHAKGYDIGYVSQIGEKIDANKPIFLFPPEIGIINLHALTMSLQSTNLGEIKTALDTLLVTSADSVLKLPFERYPDLLDSLCTLGINLLANLAQGNYNIFHTIYCEEYDVDSILSSPHTPFSTTEERFNKVFENYVKDLNVENDGNSEPLEARVKVDSLTGTDLEQVPITPAQTPLDWNEDDNETDSVPLKGPRVWEPLPEPLSRRPNQDLTNLHTPSYLQALKSVKEEIDNPFTKMNTRGAEDPKVLLNDQISTISMILRNASFSERNSKIMGKNPFVKRFITDLMWLVFIQSDKVSSNRKGLNFKKDTVITLTNISHVYEVESHLDCFFVLMLALSFGEPKKFDSGSDHLSYPEYLLKLGKYYGFGVDVLSKLFSLAYPNRSFFKDILLPQIVDNEIEEESKDWITALRLINAYNKGDKYRLFNNVFSLLVSVIPFMQLNTLPTLIEEVGPIISQSLTSMLIIVNFLESEDSNKNIKNMPLVWLNSEENIGFNLRRLSEVLCNISIHTDKNLIHLKRMFAFISCKCIELTRLLIQKSIDFTPGTEKLQTCRSLASIPGLLPTDTQIFALLSNPLADAEISRQAELFGKLNNQILATLVEGAK, encoded by the coding sequence ATGGATTTCTACCCTTCGGCGGCTGCCTCTCCAGGTATAAACAATGCCGCCCTTGACGGCAATGAGAATGGAGACGAAGATGATTTTTCAAGCTTTTTCGATTCTAACGGGGTCAGtggtaacaacaacaatacaAATGAGCACAACGGTAACAGTGTCTCACCGCAGGCGATACTGGCAAGAAATTCCATCAGCGAGATAAGTCGTCCCAATTCTAATCCCGGAGCCTCTATGTCTCCTCAGCAGGTATTTACAAACCAGGCTGGGCTGCCTCAGCAaattctgatgatgaacagCGGTACAAACGGTGGTAATGAAGGTGCTACGCCACAGCAGATTTTGTCAAACCGGGGTTCTCCTATTGCTGGTAACGATGGCAGGAGTTTAGCAGGCTCTCCTGCTTCAGCGGCTAGTGAAGGCGTTCTTCACGGTAATAGCAGTGTTTTCACGGACAGGGCGGCAACGTTTGCAGCACTGCgaaaaaaacaacaacaagcGCAGGCGGCCCAGCAGGCTCAGGCACAGGCTCAAGTACAGGCGCAAGCTCGAGCCCAGGCGCAGGCTCAGGCACAAATACAGGCGCAAGCTCGAGCCCAGGCACAAGCCCAAGCACAGGCTCAGGCACAGGCACAAGCCCAAGCACAAGCCCAAGCACAAGCCCAAGCCCAAGCCCAAGCCCAAGCCCAGGCCCAGGCCCAGGCCCAGGCCCAATCACCAGCACAGGCGccaacaccaacaccagCGCAGCAGCAAGGTTTTCAAGGTGCAActgcagctgcagctgcagTTGCGGCtcagcagcaacaacagaGAAATGTACTACAAAACTTGAATCCAGATTTACAAAGACGGATATCTACAGAACTGAACAATAAGCAGTACGAATTGTTTATGAAATCTTTAATTGAAAACTGCAAAAGGGAAAACATGCCTTTGCAGACAATACCAGAGATTGCTGGTAGAAAGATTAACcttttcatccttttcatgCTCGTACAAAgatttggtggtggtgagCAAATTTCTAGAAATAAACAATGGGGGGTTTTAGCTCAAAGGTTGCAAATTCCTGACGTTCAACAGTTGACAGCAATCTACTACAAAATCTTAATACCTTACGAGATGTATTTGAAAAGTCCCGAGGGTATAAAGGAATCCCAAACCAAAAAGatatttttccaacaatttttccagGAGTTACTAAAGAAAGTTCAGGTTTACTCAAATATAACCAATAATACTAATGGCAACAGCAGTAGCAATGGCACTAGTAATGCTTCCCCtccacaaccacaaccacagCTACAACCGCAGCCGCAACCGCAACCACAACCGCAACCACAACCGCAACCACAACCGCAGCCAATGTCAATGAACGCTGTAAATGCAatcaaattgaaacaacagcagctacaccaacaacaacaacagcagcagcagcaacaacaattcttacaacaacagcagcaacagcaacaatTAGCTGCTGCTGCATTAAGGGCtaagaaacaaaagaagCCTCgtcaaaagaaaaagacaaagaaagaacTAGAGCTAGAGAGGAGGCagcaagaagaaatgatgaaaagacaacaacaagCACTTTTGGAGCAACAGAGGCAACGAAAGATTTTAATGGAGCAGCAGttgcaacaacaacaagagttgttgaagaaaaagtaTGCCCAAGAAATGGCCAAATTACCCAAAGTTTACAAAAGAGCTGTTACTAGAAATTACAAACCCATTACAAGACCTATCCAGCACGCCAAAGGTTATGATATTGGATATGTATCTCAGATCGGAGAGAAAATTGATGCCAATAAGCCTATATTTCTGTTCCCACCAGAAATAGGAATTATTAATCTACATGCGTTGACCATGTCATTGCAATCGACAAATTTGGGAGAGATAAAGACGGCCCTGGATACTTTACTAGTTACAAGTGCCGATTCCGTGTTGAAATTACCGTTCGAAAGATATCCCGATTTATTAGATTCTCTTTGCACACTGGGTATAAATCTGCTGGCAAATTTAGCCCAAGGTAATTATAACATTTTCCATACAATCTATTGTGAAGAGTATGATGTTGATTCAATCTTATCATCTCCTCATACTCCTTTTAGCACAACCGAGGAAAGGTTCAATAAAGTGTTTGAAAATTACgtgaaagatttgaatgTGGAAAATGACGGCAATTCTGAACCTTTAGAAGCACGCGTTAAAGTTGATTCTCTAACTGGTACAGATCTTGAACAAGTACCTATTACACCAGCTCAAACACCATTGGATTggaatgaagatgataatgaaacGGATTCAGTACCATTGAAAGGACCACGGGTTTGGGAACCATTGCCAGAACCACTATCAAGAAGACCTAATCAAGATTTAACCAATTTACACACACCATCTTATTTACAGGCATTGAAAAGTGTGAAGGAAGAGATAGATAATCCATTTACTAAAATGAACACCAGAGGTGCAGAAGATCCAAAAGTTTTACTAAACGATCAAATTTCTACAATTTCTATGATCTTAAGAAATGCGTCTTTCTCAGAAAggaattcaaaaattatggggaaaaatccatttgTGAAAAGATTTATTACAGATTTGATGTGGTTAGTTTTCATTCAAAGTGACAAAGTATCGAGTAATAGAAAGGGTCTCAATTTTAAGAAGGATACAGTGATTACTTTAACCAATATTTCCCATGTTTATGAAGTCGAAAGTCATTTAGACTGTTTTTTCGTACTAATGCTCGCCTTAAGCTTTGGGGAACccaaaaaatttgatagtGGATCTGATCATCTGTCATATCCAGAGtaccttttgaaattgggtAAGTACTACGGATTTGGTGTGGATGTATTATCTAAATTGTTTTCACTGGCATATCCCAACAgaagtttcttcaaagatatcTTACTACCTCAAATTGTTGATAATGAGATTGAAGAGGAAAGTAAAGATTGGATTACCGCTCTTCGTTTAATCAACGCCTACAACAAAGGCGACAAGTATAGGTTGTTCAATAACGTTTTCTCGTTGCTAGTTTCCGTGATTCCATTCATGCAACTAAACACCTTACCAACTTTGATAGAAGAAGTGGGACCTATAATTTCACAAAGTTTAACATCAATGTTAATCATTGTCAACTTCTTAGAATCTGAGGATTCTAATAAAAACATTAAAAATATGCCCCTAGTTTGGTTAAACtctgaagaaaatattggtttcaatttaaGAAGGTTGAGTGAAGTGCTTTGTAACATTAGCATTCACACTGATAAAAATTTAATTCATTTAAAAAGAATGTTTGCCTTTATTAGCTGTAAATGCATCGAATTAACCAGATTACTCATTCAAAAGAGTATAGATTTTACTCCAGGGACAGAAAAACTACAGACTTGTAGATCTTTGGCCTCGATACCTGGATTACTACCTACAGATACCCAAATATTCGCCCTCCTGTCCAATCCACTAGCTGATGCTGAAATCTCCAGACAAGCTGAGCTGTTTGGTAAATTAAACAATCAGATATTAGCAACTTTGGTAGAAGGTGCTAAATGA
- the MNN10 gene encoding alpha-1,6-mannosyltransferase (similar to uniprot|P50108 Saccharomyces cerevisiae YDR245W MNN10 Subunit of a Golgi mannosyltransferase complex also containing Anp1p Mnn9p Mnn11p and Hoc1p that mediates elongation of the polysaccharide mannan backbone membrane protein of the mannosyltransferase family): protein MGQFSRFKKPLLVFLTVTFLIFWIRDNGSKTSAADSRSDIAQALKNNQNVKYPPNLLNRYLYGNGEGDARVDPTQYMSWWNKLVYKLTNWRREPRIVIILAANEGGGVLKWKNEQDWAIERLSINNKKSYAKKHGYGLTIKDQTVAKRYSHEYREGWQKVDILRQAMREFPNAEWFWWLDLDTLIMEPEFSLEEHIFDRLNNVTSRTLQDFNPLNIPLDIPYVDYTEELNLLITQDCGGFNLGSFFIRNTEWAHMVLELWWDPALYEQKHMYWEHKEQDALEALYANQGWIRSRVGFLPLRSINSFPPGACSEFQDDKRFFYDDKEKDFIVNMAGCNFGRDCWDEMQHYTRLLEDKNRKWFSRLFH, encoded by the coding sequence ATGGGTCAATTCAGCCGATTCAAAAAACCACTGCTTGTATTTTTAACGGTAACATTTTTAATATTTTGGATACGTGATAATGGATCAAAAACATCAGCTGCTGACAGCAGATCTGATATTGCACAAGCTTTGAAAAACAATCAAAATGTTAAATATCCACCAAATTTACTAAACAGATATTTGTATGGTAATGGAGAAGGTGATGCAAGAGTTGATCCTACGCAATACATGTCTTGGTGGAATAAACTAGTTTacaaattgaccaattggCGTCGTGAACCTAGAATTGTTATAATTTTAGCCGCAAATGAAGGTGGAGGTGTTTTAAAATGGAAGAACGAACAAGATTGGGCAATAGAAAGGCTTTCAATCAACAATAAAAAATCTTATGCTAAAAAGCATGGTTATGGATTAACTATCAAAGATCAGACCGTTGCAAAACGTTATTCTCATGAATATCGTGAAGGATGGCAAAAGGTTGATATATTAAGACAAGCAATGAGAGAATTTCCAAACGCGGAATGGTTTTGGTGGTTGGATTTGGATACCTTAATCATGGAACCAGAGTTTTCATTGGAAGAACATATTTTTGACCGTCTGAACAACGTAACTTCGCGTACTTTACAAGATTTCAACCCATTGAACATACCGCTCGATATCCCCTACGTCGATTACACTgaggaattgaatttatTGATTACACAAGATTGTGGTGGGTTTAATTTGGGTTCATTTTTTATCAGAAATACCGAGTGGGCACACATGGTACTAGAACTTTGGTGGGATCCCGCTCTTTACGAACAAAAGCACATGTACTGGGAGCACAAGGAACAGGATGCATTGGAAGCCCTTTACGCTAATCAAGGCTGGATCAGGTCACGTGTCGGCTTCTTACCATTAAGATCAATAAATTCATTCCCACCAGGTGCTTGCTCAGAGTTTCAAGACGATAAGAGGTTCTTCTACGACGATAAGGAGAAGGATTTTATAGTTAATATGGCAGGTTGTAATTTTGGTAGGGATTGTTGGGATGAGATGCAACACTACACCCGTCTTTTGGAAGACAAGAATAGGAAATGGTTTTCAAGGTTGTTCCATtga
- the PEX5 gene encoding Pex5p (similar to uniprot|P35056 Saccharomyces cerevisiae YDR244W PEX5 Essential for import of proteins with SKL-like import signal into peroxisomal matrix 69-kDa protein containing tetratricopeptide repeat (TPR)): protein MNAAECSIGSNPLAQFNKHTQRDRSLQHGSSMSMTHEPSPQQFKSTQNGMSDAARFHMQNFMNDGSTSNPQMRLGQQPMALRNATGSSSSVNMTPSVRESPGAPLQQNAWSQEFQFKDGSSQQLQQPRQTQQQRNGPSYSYRGMGMQNMPMVTGPRMMMGPSMMHPQQQQQQQQQQSHNVDQQKSWDEQFKALESEVAENLNLQDAQTEETPVQEATQENDIVGDQYQSEFQQVWDSLQKDADDLLTEDLAGTQEWENDYQRFLNGRVSGNSEYKFEGENQFLHNPNAYEIGCVLMENGAKLSEAALAFEAAVQEDPQHVDAWLKLGEVQTQNEKELSGINALEQCLKLDQHNVEAMKSLAISYINEGYDVSAFTMLNRWVEAKYPDLIENTDGSAIDNETERYKLNVSVRNRFLQIANRLPQVDPDVQLCLGLLFYVDDQFDKTIDCFKAALSVNSNDELMWNRLGASLANSSRSEEAIQAYHRALQLKPSFVRARYNLAVSSINIGCYKEAAEHLLTALSMHEVSGGATNPSMTVDSNNILETLKRAFVAMDRRDLLERAKPGMDLQSFRNEFNF from the coding sequence ATGAACGCGGCAGAGTGTTCTATAGGGAGCAATCCCCTAGCACAATTCAATAAGCATACTCAACGTGATAGATCTCTCCAGCATGGGTCATCTATGTCTATGACACACGAACCATCACCTCAACAGTTTAAAAGCACTCAGAATGGTATGTCAGATGCCGCCAGATTTCATATGCAGAATTTTATGAATGACGGTAGTACGTCGAATCCACAGATGAGATTGGGTCAACAACCAATGGCTTTACGAAATGCGACTGGATCTTCTTCAAGTGTTAATATGACACCATCCGTAAGGGAATCGCCTGGCGCTCCCTTGCAACAGAATGCATGGTCACAggaatttcaattcaaggACGGTAGTTCTCAACAGTTACAACAACCAAGACAAACACAACAGCAACGAAATGGTCCAAGTTACAGTTATAGAGGTATGGGTATGCAGAACATGCCTATGGTCACGGGGCCTAGAATGATGATGGGTCCTTCCATGATGCATccacaacagcaacaacaacaacagcaacaacaatcaCATAATGTGGATCAACAAAAAAGTTGGGATGAACAATTCAAAGCATTAGAGAGCGAAGTAGCGGAAAACTTAAACCTTCAAGATGCTCAGACAGAGGAGACTCCAGTACAAGAAGCAACGCAAGAAAATGACATTGTAGGGGATCAGTACCAGAGTGAATTTCAACAAGTGTGggattctttacaaaaggatGCAGATGATCTTTTAACAGAGGATTTAGCCGGTACACAAGAGTGGGAAAATGATTACCAAAGATTTCTGAACGGCAGAGTAAGTGGTAATTCGGAGTACAAATTCGAAGGGgaaaaccaatttttaCACAACCCCAATGCATATGAAATTGGTTGTGTCCTTATGGAGAATGGTGCTAAACTTAGTGAAGCAGCTTTGGCATTCGAAGCAGCAGTACAAGAAGATCCCCAACATGTGGATGCCTGGTTGAAACTGGGTGAAGTACAAActcaaaatgaaaaggaGTTAAGCGGTATAAACGCGCTGGAACAGTGTTTAAAATTAGACCAACATAATGTGGAGGCAATGAAGTCTCTGGCTATTAGTTATATCAATGAAGGCTATGATGTGAGTGCATTCACAATGTTAAATCGTTGGGTGGAGGCCAAATATCCCGATTTGATTGAGAATACCGATGGGTCGGCAATAGATAATGAAACGGAAAGATACAAGTTAAATGTGAGCGTAAGGAACAGGTTTTTACAAATTGCCAATCGCTTACCGCAAGTGGATCCCGATGTGCAGTTGTGTCTAGGTCTTTTATTCTATGTGGATGATCAGTTCGACAAGACTATTGACTGTTTTAAAGCTGCGCTAAGTGTAAACtctaatgatgaattgatgTGGAATCGTCTCGGTGCCTCATTAGCCAACTCGAGTAGATCAGAAGAGGCAATTCAAGCTTATCACAGGGCTCTACAGCTGAAACCATCATTTGTAAGAGCTCGGTACAACTTGGCAGTCTCATCCATTAACATAGGTTGCTACAAGGAAGCTGCAGAACATTTACTTACGGCACTAAGTATGCACGAAGTCAGTGGCGGTGCAACGAATCCATCGATGACTGTGGACAGTAACAATATATTGGAGACACTAAAGAGAGCGTTTGTCGCTATGGACAGACGTGATCTACTAGAACGAGCAAAACCTGGCATGGATTTACAATCCTTTAGAAatgaattcaatttttaa